A genomic window from Enoplosus armatus isolate fEnoArm2 chromosome 18, fEnoArm2.hap1, whole genome shotgun sequence includes:
- the nudcd3 gene encoding nudC domain-containing protein 3, translating into MASPLEMTEMYDNALLGILQHVGNIQDFLQVYFGFLYRKTDFYRLLSGPNDKMGFPPGVAEKMVFKTFKLFEKVADHDRERRLSELQKREESRCVPPAVQELEIAAEPPEEAEEPSTEAEQTESSTSDAGGVSAPASSEATDSLQPDSSSSSRPGQVAQGGQAAAAGSEKAQEKFQADPDSYNGAVRENYSWSQDYTDVEVRVFVPETVVKGRQVRVSLQTSGMQVCVREGAEEKTLMEGEFTHKINTENSLWSLEPGSCVVLSLSKTSEVWWNAVLKGEKEIDINQINRERSMATVDDEEHAVLDRLTFDYHQKLQGKPQSHELKVHDMLKKGWDAEGSPFKGQQFDPSLFDIPPSAVQF; encoded by the exons ATGGCGTCGCCGCTGGAGATGACAGAGATGTACGACAACGCTCTGCTGGGGATCCTGCAGCACGTTGGAAACATTCAGGACTTTCTCCAGGTCTATTTTGGGTTTCTGTACCGCAAGACGGACTTTTATCGCCTGCTGTCAGGTCCCAACGACAAGATGGGCTTCCCTCCTGGTGTGGCGGAGAAGATGGTGTTTAAG ACTTTTAAGCTGTTTGAGAAGGTGGCCGATcacgacagagagagacggcTGAGCGAGctgcagaagagagaggagagtcgATGTGTTCCTCCGGCCGTTCAAGAGCTGGAGATCGCCGCCGAGCCTCCcgaggaggcagaggagccCAGCACAGAGGCGGAGCAGACGGAGAGCTCCACCTCAGACGCTGGAGGTGTTTCAGCTCCGGCCTCCTCAGAGGCGACCGACAGCCTTCAGcccgacagcagcagcagcagccgcccaGGCCAGGTAGCTCAGGGAGGCCAGGCTGCTGCAGCCGGCTCAGAAAA gGCTCAGGAGAAGTTTCAGGCGGACCCCGACAGTTATAACGGGGCGGTGAGAGAAAACTACAGCTGGTCTCAGGACTACACTGATGTGGAGGTCCGCGTGTTTGTGCCAGAGACGGTCGTGAAAGGCCGACAG GTCAGAGTTAGTCTGCAGACCAGCGGCATGCAGGTGTGCGTGAGGGAGGGGGCCGAAGAGAAAACGCTGATGGAGGGAGAATTCACCCACAAGATCAACACTGAGAACTCTCTGTGGAGTCTGGAGCCTGGCAGCTGTGTGGTC CTGTCGCTCAGTAAGACCTCGGAGGTTTGGTGGAACGCCGTGctgaaaggagaaaaggagatcGATATAAACCAAATCAACCGCGAGCGCTCCATGGCAACAGTCGATGACGAGGAGCACGCCGTCCTGGACAGACTCACCTTCGACTACCACCAGAAGCTGCAGGGGAAACCGCAGAGCCACGAGTTG AAGGTGCACGACATGCTGAAGAAGGGCTGGGACGCTGAGGGGTCGCCGTTCAAAGGGCAGCAGTTCGACCCGTCCTTGTTTGACATCCCACCCAGTGCGGTGCAGTTCTGA
- the mrps24 gene encoding small ribosomal subunit protein uS3m, with translation MAASLSSAGSARLLSAFVRSGSLCCSSGSRAVHVTAACCKNRAARVRVGKGDKPLTYEQALPPHHIGHRKGWLSQHTSNLRGEGGAAERTTEDVFLRRFMFGTFHSCLANEIVIKRRGNVLVVCALMLQKLPPQKFYFLIGYSESLLSHFYKCPVKIELQTLQDKAVYKYL, from the exons ATGGCGGCGTCCTTGAGCAGCGCAGGCAGCGCGAGACTGCTG agtGCCTTCGTCAGGTCCGGCTCATTATGCTGCTCCTCTGGAAGCAGAGCCGTCCACGTCACTGCAGCGTGCTGCAAG AATCGAGCAGCTCGTGTCAGAGTGGGGAAAGGAGACAAACCTTTGACCTATGAGCAAGCACTTCCACCTCATCACATTGGCCACCGCAAAGGATGGCTGTCGCAGCACACCA GTAACCtcagaggagagggtggagcgGCTGAGCGCACCACAGAGGACGTGTTCTTACGGCGCTTCATGTTCGGGACCTTCCACAGCTGCCTGGCCAACGAGATCGTGATCAAAAGGCGCGGCAACGTGCTCGTCGTGTGTGCTTTAATGTTACAGAAACTGCCGCCACagaagttttactttttaataggCTACTCAGAGTCGCTGCTGTCGCACTTCTACAAATGCCCCGTCAAGATAGAGCTGCAGACCCTGCAGGATAAAGCTGTGTACAAGTACCTCTGA